In the Aggregatilinea lenta genome, CGCGCCGGGCGCGAACGAACTCTCCGTCGAGACGCGCATGGCGGACGAGTACGGCCTGAGCGTCGGCGACACGCTCTACGTGCGCGCGCTCAGCCCGTCCCGCGATCCCGCCACGAACGGGCAGACCGGCACGACTGAGGCCTGGACGATCACGGCGATCGTGTTTGACCCATACGCGTTCACGCCTAAGACGACCATCTACACCGACGTCGCCAACGCCGACTACCTGGCCGGACGCACGGGCTTCAACGATTTCTGGCTGCGCTTCACCAGCTATGACATCGCCGACGAGCAGTTCGAGGAGATCCAGAGCTTCATCGCCGAGAACACGCCCTATACCGTCGCCTTCGCGCAGACGGAAGATCCGGCGCAGAGCCAGCTCATCACCGGTGCGCAGACCATCAGCAACCTGATGGGCGTGCTGGCGCTGGTGGCGCTGATTGTGTCCGGCTTCCTGGTGATCAACGTCATCTCGTCGCTGGTGGTCGAGCAGAAGCGCCAGATCGGCGTGATGAAGTCACTGGGCGCGACGCGCGGCGACAACTTCAAGATCTATTCGGGCATCGCCTTCATGTACGGGCTGATCGGCGTCATTCCGGGTGTGATCCTGGGCATCCCCGCCGGGAACGCTGCCGCCCATGCGCTGGCGCCGGAAGTGAACACGATCATCACCGGTTTCCGCACCTCCACCTTCTCCATCGTCCTGGGCGTCGTCGTGGGTCTGGCCGTGCCGGTGCTCGCGTCGATCATCCCGGTGTGGGGCGGCACGCGGGTACGCATCCTGGAAGCGATGACCGACCTGGGCATCGACGCCAACTACGGCACCGGCCCGCTGGCGCGCATCATCAACAAGCTGCCGATCCCGATCACCATCCGTCAGGGCCTGAGCAACATCAGCCTGAAGAAGAGCCGCCTGACCTTCACCGTCATCACGCTGTCGATCGCCGTGGGCGCGTTCATGGGCATCTTCGCCATCTTCGAATCGCTGACGAGCGGCATCAACCTGTTCATCGACAGCTTCAACATCGACATCGGCGTCTTTCCCAGCGAGCCGCGCGACCCGGACGAGGTCACCACGCTGATCCAGGATAACTTCGCCGACGACATCCAGACGATGGAACCGGGCTTCCAGATCCAGGTGAACTTCAAGGGCTACGAGCCGGAACTCGGCGTGGCTGGCCCTCCCGGTATCTTCGGCTATGGCTATGACGTGACCAGCGACACCCCGGCCTTCAAGTTCGAAATCAGCGAAGGTGAAAAGCTGACGGCAGAAAACGCCAGCAACGGGATCGTGCTTTCGAGCCTGCTGGCCGCCAACATGGACAAGACCGTGGGCGACACTGTGGTGCTGCAGGTGCCCGGCAACGAGATGGAAATGAACGTCGTCGGCATCGCGGACTTCCCGCTCGAACAGGCCTGGGCCGACTGGCACACGCTGGCGAACATCGCCGGATACACGTTCGATACCATCGTGCCCGGCACGCCGCTGCCGGAAGACGCCATCCCCGCGGAAGTCCAGGGCTTCCTCAGCCAGGCGGGCAGCTTCATCAAGTATTCGACTGTGGTCGGCATTGAAGACTACGCCGGGTCCATGCCCAACGATCAGGTACTCGCGCTGGGCCTGACGCCCGCCGTCGCACCCTACCTCACCTTCGATGAGGGGTCCTTCCCCGGCGACAGCGGAGGCGATACGCCGGGCGTGATCATCAGCAGCGATCTGGCCAGCCAGCTTGGGCTGAGCGTAGGCGACACGCTCCCGGTCATCGCGCGCACCGCCGATGGCTCGCAGGGGCTGCCCGTCGTCGGCATCTTCAGCCTGCCGCCCATGCTGCAAAGCGGGATGTCGGCTGACTTCATCGGCATGTTCTGGCGCGACCTGGCGACCCTCGACGGCGCAACGATCCAGTCCGAGCCGCTGCCGCAGGGCTGGTTCATCATCACACCCATCCAGGACCCGACCGCCGACGAGCTGCAAACCATCCTGGACGACATGAATGACACGCTGATCGAAGCGGGCGTGCCGACCTTCTCGCTGAACTTTGTGGAGCTGACCGACCAGATCAGCAGCGGGTTCGCTACCTTCCAGGCCATCCTGAGCGCGGTCGCCGGTCTGATCGCCGTCGTCGGTGCGCTGGGCCTGCTTACCACTCTGTCGATGAGTGTGTTCGAGCGCCAGAAGGAAATCGGCGTGATGCGCTCCATCGGCGCGGGATCGGGCACCATCGCGGGCCAGTTCCTCACCGAAGGGCTGGTGGTCGGCATCATCGCGTGGATCGTGGGCCTGCCGATGATGGTCCTGCTCCAGAAGGTACTGCTCTCGGTCACCGGCTTCGACGAGACGTTCCCGTTCGAACTCTCGTACACCGCGATGATCGTGGGCCTGGTCGGGATGCTGATCATCACCGCCCTGGCGAGCCTCGGCCCGTCGCTGGGTGCCGCGCGCAAGACCGTGTCTGACATTCTGCGCTACCAGTAAGCGCTTGGAGGAAGCATCATGAATACTGCAAACAAGCCGCTCGTGTCGCTGGAAAACGTCGACAAGGTCTACAAGACGAAGGCCGGGCCGCTCAAGGCGCTCAACGGCGTCAGCCTGACCATCAACAAAGGCGAGTTCGTCGCCGTCGTGGGGCCGTCGGGCAGTGGCAAGTCTACTCTGATCAACATGATCACCGGCATCGACCGCCCGACCACCGGCGAGGTGTTCGTCGCGGGCCAGCGCCTGACCAACCTGAGCGAAAACAAGGTCGCGAAGTGGCGCGGCAGGAACGTGGGCGTCGTGTTCCAGTTCTTCCAACTGCTGCCGACCCTGACCGTGATGGAAAACGTGATGATGCCCATGAACTACGTGGGCACCTACAAGGGGCACCGCCGCGAGCGCGCGATGGAGCTGCTGGAACTGGTGGACCTGCCCGACGTGGCGCACAAGTACCCCAGCCAGATCTCTGGCGGCCAGCAGCAGCGCGCGGCCATCGCCCGCGCCCTGGCCAACGACCCGGTGCTGCTGATCGGCGACGAGCCGACGGGTAACCTCGACACCGTCTCGGCGGGCCTCATGTTCGGCCTGTTCGAGGACCTGGTGGACCAGGGTAAGACGATCGTCATGGTCACGCACGACCGCGACATTGCCGGGCAGATCCCGCGCGTGGAAGAAGTGCGCGACGGCAAGCTGGTTTCCGCCGAGGAAATCGACCAGCGGCTGGTTGGCTCGGCGAGCTAGCGCACAGCCCCCGCGCCGGAAAACACAGACGTCCAGGGGCGGAGCTTGCTCTGCCCCATCGTCACTTTTCTGGCGGTAAGACGCGCAACTTGGACGGTTGTCTTCCGCGCTGTCGTTAATCGGTCTACAATAGAGACATAAGCGCAGCGTGAACTGTTGAGGAGACAGGAAGCATGAATATCACGGAGCGTGATCAGAACGGAGTGACTGTCTTTGTGCTCGACGGTCGCGTCGACAGCGAAGGCGCAGTCGATCTTGACATGGCCCTGCGCAGCGCGATGGACGAAGGCAAGCACAAAATGATCCTGGATATGGCCCAGGTGCGCTACATCAACAGCGCCGGGCTTCGCACTCTGGCCGATATCCTCACCGAAAACCGCGCCGCAGGCGGCGACCTGCGCCTGGTCGATCTGAATCCGAAGGTGCGCCGCATCTTCCAGATCATCGGGTTCGACCGCTTCTTCGACATCGACAGCACGGTCGAGGAAGCGCTCGCCGCGTTCTAGCGGAGTTCCCGTTAGCGCCGGTGTTTCGTCGTTGGTGACAGCCCCCTTCTCAGGGGGCTGTTGTTTGCACCGTTGTTAAGCGGGTTTGAAGAGGTCACAGCCGCCAACATATGCTACAGTGTTAGGTGAGATGGGAGTTGATGCGGGCACAACTTCAGCGGTAGGCGCCGGGGGTGAGGTCTCTGTTTTTGCTCTCGCTGAAAACCGATCACCGACCGCTAAAAACTGCGTTTGCGTTTAACTTTGCCTTTACGAACGACTGAAAACGGAAAACGAACGACTGCTTTGGACCGGCACCATTCAAGGATATGCCCTTTATGAGCTTCATAGGTGAGCTTCGCGTCGATGCCACCCACGCCAACCTGATCGTCATCTCGCACTTCGTGCACGGCATCGCGCACCAACTGTCCCTGTCCGACAAGCTGGTTTTCGAGCTGGAACTGGCCGTCGAAGAAGCGGCGACCAATATCATCGATCACGCCTACCAGGCGCAGGGCCAGGGCCAGATCGTGATCGAGGCATCCACCATCGGCGAGCAGGTCGTGATCGAGCTGACCGACTGGGGCACGCCGCTCAACCCGGCGGACGTCAAGCCCTTCGACATCACCGCGCCGATCGAGACGCGCATCCAGGGCGGCATGGGGCTGCACTTCATCCACACGCTGATGGATCACGTCGAGCGCAGCACGGCGCCCAGCACCGGCGAGTCGAACGTCCTGCGCCTGTATAAGCGCATCGAGCGAGAATCCGCCGACGCGCGCGCCGCCAGCCCCATGCAGGAGCTGAACGCGGTCCGCACCATCAGCGAGGTGATGACCAGCCGCATCAACCTGGACGAGCTGCTCAACCTGATCCTGAACAAGCTGGTGACGACGATCAACGCCGAGCGCGGCACGCTGTTCCTGATCGACGAGGCGCGCAAGGAACTGTGGTCGCGCGTGCTGCTCGACGACCTCGGCCCGCTGTCGGAGATCCGCATGAAGATCGGCGAGGGCATCGCCGGGCAGGTCGCCGCGACGGGCCACGTACTCAATATTCCCGATGCCTACGCCGATCCGCGCTTCAACACGGCGGTCGATCAGGCCAGCGGCTTCCGTACGCGCTCGATTCTGGCCGCGCCGCTGGTCAACCCGCAGCAGACCATCATTGGCGTGGTGCAGGTGCTCAACAAGCGCGACGGCGTTTTCACCGCGCGCGACGAGCGGCTGCTGGCGGCGCTGGCTTCGCAGGCAGCGATCAGTATCGAGAACGCGCGGCTGTACCAGCAGGAGATCCAGCAGCGCGTGCTCCAGCGCGAGCTGGAAATGGCGCATAACATCCAGGCCAGCTTTCTGCCGGACCAGCTCCCGCACGTCGAGGGCTGGGAGATCTGCGACTTCTGGGAACCGGTGCGCGGCGTGGCGGGGGACTTCTACGACTTCTACCACCTGGAAGACGGGCGGCTGGCGCTGACCATCGCGGACGTGTCGGGCAAGGGCGTGCCCGCCGCGCTGTTCATGGCGCTCAGCGTGACGGTGCTGCGCTTTGGCGTCAGCCTGCATCTGCCGCCCGCCGAGGTGATCCGCCGCGCAAACGAGTCGATCATCGCGTCGCAGCGCTCGCGCATGTTCGCTACCGTGCTGCTCGGCTATTTGGAACCGGAAACGGGCGCGCTCGAATTTGCCTCGGCGGGGCACAATCCCGGCCTGCTCTACCGCGCCGCCGAACACCGCTGCGAGTACATCTCGGCATCGGGCGTGGCGGTCGGTGTGTTTCCCAACGTGGATTATGACGGCGGCAGCGCACAGATCGATCCCGGCGATATTCTCGTGCTCTACACGGACGGCATCACCGAGGCGACCAATGACGACGAGGACGAGTTTGGCGAAGATCGGCTCGAAGCGCTGCTGATGCAGCACTGCGATATGCCCGCCGGGGAGCTGTGCGGCACGATCGTCGAGGCGGTCAGTGCCTTCGCGGGCGGCCAACTGCTGACCGATGACGCAACGCTGGTCGTCATCAAGCGTCTGGAATCCGGCGTGTAAACCCCAGATTAAGGGGCCGACAAAATCGTTGACATAAGTTAAAATAAGCACATTCTTTCGCGTCCACCCAACGACGTGAAGCAAACAATTCATGAGGTGCTAGCCACAGCATCATGGCAACATCGCTTCCGCCTGGCCTAGAACCGCTACTCTCCTCCATAGTCAGCATGATCCAGACGCTGGGCTGGCATGATGCGGCCATCGTTCTGCGCGATGACCCCGGCGGCCCGCTGCGCAGCGTCGCTGCTGCAGGCGATCCGCCGCCGTTCGATCCCGATTTTGACTCGAAATCTCATTCGCAGCTCAGCCGCTCCGTCCTGATCGTGCCGGACGTGTCCGCCGCCGACCCGCGCTGGCAGGTTGCCATACCGCTGGCCGCCGAGGGTATCACGCTGGGCTGGCTGATCGTGGGCGGGTCGGAGCCAGACGAGGCACGCGTCACGGCGCTGGAAACTCACGCGGACCTGATCGCGGCGGCGCTCTTCCAGACGCGGCAGGCCGCCGCCATGCACGACGAGGCCGCGCGCCAGAAACTGCTCAACCGCATCGCGCGGATCGTGTCGCAACACCTGACCGTGCAGGACCTGTGCCGGGCCATCACGCACGAGCTGCGCGCGACTATCCCCTTCCAACGCGCCACCCTGATGTTTCATGGACAGAGCGGAGCGCAGGAAAGCGCCGTTCTGGACGCGGACGGCACGCCGCTGCCGGAGCGGGACCCGCTGGCCGCGATCGCGCAGGCATGGCTCGCCGCGCCGGGCGACAAGATACTGACAACGTCGTTGGACGAGGCCGCCGCGTCGCCGGAAACCCGGCGTGCCCTGAGCGACGCCGGGCTGCACAGCGTCGCCGTCGTGGCGCTTCAGGCGCACGGCCAGCGGATCGGCGCGTTCAGTCTGGCGGCGGAAGCCCCGGACGCCTTCCGTCCCGCCGATCTCGACCTGCTGCGCGCCCTCGCAGATCACCTCGCCGGGGCGGTGTGGAAAGCGTGGCTGTACCACAAGGAGCAGCGCCAGCGCCACGTCAATGAAGCCCTGGCGAACCTGTCGCAGAGCGTGAACTCTACGCTGGCACTCGACGAAGTACTGGCCCTGGCCCTGGAGCAGCTCAGCCAGGTGCTGACCTTCGACACGGCGTCGATCATCCTGGCGGAAGGCGGCGAGCTGTGCATCATGGCCTGCCACGGCTTCGACCAGCCCGAAGACCTGATTGGCACCGTCTTCCACTTCGAGGAAAACAACATCGCCTACGAGACGATGCTGGCCCGGCAGGCACGCGTGGTCGGCGACGTGCAGGAAATCTCCAACTGGGGCCACAGCCGCCACGAGGTCGAAGGTGCGCACACCATCCGCTCGTGGATCGGCGCGCCGCTCGTCGTGCGCGAGCACAGCATCGGCATGCTGACCATCGACAAGCACGAGCCGGACTTCTACACCGGCGACGACGGCGACACGGCGGCGGCGTTCGCAGTCCAGATCGCTACCGCGATCCACAACGCGCGCCTGTACGAATCCGAACAACTGCGGCGGCAGACGGCCCTGGCACTGGCGCAGATCGCGCAGACGATCAACGCCACGCTGGAACCCAGCGAGGTGCTGGATCTGGCACTGGACCAGCTGCGCACCGTGATGGACTATGACACGGCCTCGATCCTGCTGCTTCAGGGCAGCAATCTGAGGATCGCCGCCTGTCGCGGCTTCCACAGCCCGGAACACGTCACGGGTACGATGATCACGCCGGACCGCGCAAACTACGCGCAGCGCACGCTGGTCGATCAGCGCGTGCGTTATGTGGAGGACGTGCAGCAGACCGGGGATTGGAGCCATTCGCGCGACGAGATCCCCGAAATCGCCGCGATTCGCGCCTGGATCGGCGTGCCGCTAATCGTGCAGGATCAGAGCATCGGCGTGCTGACCATCGACAAGCAGCAGCCGAATTTCTACACGCAGGACGACGCCGACACGGCGACCGTGTTCGCAACGCAGATCGCCACGGCGATCCACAACGCGAGCCTGCACCAGACCGTCGCCCGCCAGCGGGATCGTCTGGCTGCGATCCTGACCGACGCGTCCGACGCGGTGATCGTGGTCGATACCAGCAACCTGATCTGGCTGGTCAACCCGGCTGCCGAGCACGATTTGCAGATCGAGCGGGCGACCGTTGCCGGGGAGCCGTTGAGCTGCCTGGGACTGCCCGAACTCGACGAGGCATTTGCCACCGCCCAGGCGCAGCAAACCGCCGTCATGTGCGAGATCGTTACCCCCGGCGGCACGGCGTTCCACGCCAGCCTGGCGCCTGTGCGCGACGTGGGCTGGGTGATCGTGATGCAGGACATCACGCCGCTCAAGGAGCTGGACCGGCTGCGCACCGACTGGGTGGCCGCCGTCTCGCACGACCTGAAGAACCCGATTCAGGTGATCCAGATGGGCGCGGCTATGCTCGAGCTGGATGCGCCGCTGAGCGCCTTGCAGATCGAGCACGTGCAGATGATCGAACGCAGCGCGGCCCAACTCAGCGATCTGGTAACCAATGTGCTCGACCTCGCCCGCCTGGAAGCGGGTCCGCCGCTGCGCGTGGTGTCCGTCAGCCCGCCGGACGTGATCGACGCGGCCATGTCGGAGATCGAGCACCTCGCCACAGAAAAGGGCCAGGACCTCACGGTCGAGCTTGGGCCGTCGCTGCCACCGCTGATGGGCGACGAAAGCCTGCTGCGCCGCGTGCTGACCAACCTGCTGAGCAACGCGATCAAATACACACCCGAAGGCGGCAGCATCACCGTGCGCGCGCATACTACTAACGGTGCGCTGAACATCGAGATCGCGGACAACGGCCAGGGCATCCCCGCCGACGCGCTGCCGCACCTCTTCGACCGCTTCTACCGCGTGCCGAACACCGCTGCGTCGGGCACGGGCTTGGGCCTGAGCATCGTCAAGAGCATCATCGACAAGCACAACGGCAGCGTGCACGTCACCAGCATCCCCGGCCAGGGCAGCACGTTCACTATCAGCTTGCCCACCGCCAAAGCGAGCTGACCCGCCGCACGCCCCAAAGTCCATATCGACTTTGCTCCCCGGCGGATCGATAATTAGCAAGTGTGATTCATCGTTCGCGCCAGTGATTGACTGTAGAAGGGAGCTGCAATGCAGTTGTCTTATGAGTCAAACGAATCCCTGCCTCACGTGCGGCGCTTGCTGCGCTCATTTCCGCGTTTCGTTCTACTGGGGTGAAGCCGATCCGGCCCAGGGCGGCACCGTTCCGCCCGACCTGACCGAAGACCTCACCGACTTCCGCCGCTGTATGAAAGGCACCGACCAGAAGCATCCCCGCTGCGCCGCCCTGCTGGGCGAGATCGGCTCGTCGGTGCGCTGCACGATCTACGAGGGGCGGCCCAGCCCGTGCCGCGAGTTCGGCGTCGATTGGGACGAGGACCACCTGCGCTACGTGG is a window encoding:
- a CDS encoding ABC transporter permease; the encoded protein is MIGSRIRKILRDVWARKGRTFLVATAIFIGVTGTIALFSMSDILVGQLRTDIKEDELPMVQVSMSADPDAQLENEAYMKALADYPDVTTVQGGFSETPIFFKSSEDEDSFEDGFVKAYAVLNEQGELVDAPMDAPAVIDPYRVVAGTLPAPGANELSVETRMADEYGLSVGDTLYVRALSPSRDPATNGQTGTTEAWTITAIVFDPYAFTPKTTIYTDVANADYLAGRTGFNDFWLRFTSYDIADEQFEEIQSFIAENTPYTVAFAQTEDPAQSQLITGAQTISNLMGVLALVALIVSGFLVINVISSLVVEQKRQIGVMKSLGATRGDNFKIYSGIAFMYGLIGVIPGVILGIPAGNAAAHALAPEVNTIITGFRTSTFSIVLGVVVGLAVPVLASIIPVWGGTRVRILEAMTDLGIDANYGTGPLARIINKLPIPITIRQGLSNISLKKSRLTFTVITLSIAVGAFMGIFAIFESLTSGINLFIDSFNIDIGVFPSEPRDPDEVTTLIQDNFADDIQTMEPGFQIQVNFKGYEPELGVAGPPGIFGYGYDVTSDTPAFKFEISEGEKLTAENASNGIVLSSLLAANMDKTVGDTVVLQVPGNEMEMNVVGIADFPLEQAWADWHTLANIAGYTFDTIVPGTPLPEDAIPAEVQGFLSQAGSFIKYSTVVGIEDYAGSMPNDQVLALGLTPAVAPYLTFDEGSFPGDSGGDTPGVIISSDLASQLGLSVGDTLPVIARTADGSQGLPVVGIFSLPPMLQSGMSADFIGMFWRDLATLDGATIQSEPLPQGWFIITPIQDPTADELQTILDDMNDTLIEAGVPTFSLNFVELTDQISSGFATFQAILSAVAGLIAVVGALGLLTTLSMSVFERQKEIGVMRSIGAGSGTIAGQFLTEGLVVGIIAWIVGLPMMVLLQKVLLSVTGFDETFPFELSYTAMIVGLVGMLIITALASLGPSLGAARKTVSDILRYQ
- a CDS encoding STAS domain-containing protein, which produces MNITERDQNGVTVFVLDGRVDSEGAVDLDMALRSAMDEGKHKMILDMAQVRYINSAGLRTLADILTENRAAGGDLRLVDLNPKVRRIFQIIGFDRFFDIDSTVEEALAAF
- a CDS encoding ABC transporter ATP-binding protein; the protein is MNTANKPLVSLENVDKVYKTKAGPLKALNGVSLTINKGEFVAVVGPSGSGKSTLINMITGIDRPTTGEVFVAGQRLTNLSENKVAKWRGRNVGVVFQFFQLLPTLTVMENVMMPMNYVGTYKGHRRERAMELLELVDLPDVAHKYPSQISGGQQQRAAIARALANDPVLLIGDEPTGNLDTVSAGLMFGLFEDLVDQGKTIVMVTHDRDIAGQIPRVEEVRDGKLVSAEEIDQRLVGSAS
- a CDS encoding GAF domain-containing protein, whose product is MATSLPPGLEPLLSSIVSMIQTLGWHDAAIVLRDDPGGPLRSVAAAGDPPPFDPDFDSKSHSQLSRSVLIVPDVSAADPRWQVAIPLAAEGITLGWLIVGGSEPDEARVTALETHADLIAAALFQTRQAAAMHDEAARQKLLNRIARIVSQHLTVQDLCRAITHELRATIPFQRATLMFHGQSGAQESAVLDADGTPLPERDPLAAIAQAWLAAPGDKILTTSLDEAAASPETRRALSDAGLHSVAVVALQAHGQRIGAFSLAAEAPDAFRPADLDLLRALADHLAGAVWKAWLYHKEQRQRHVNEALANLSQSVNSTLALDEVLALALEQLSQVLTFDTASIILAEGGELCIMACHGFDQPEDLIGTVFHFEENNIAYETMLARQARVVGDVQEISNWGHSRHEVEGAHTIRSWIGAPLVVREHSIGMLTIDKHEPDFYTGDDGDTAAAFAVQIATAIHNARLYESEQLRRQTALALAQIAQTINATLEPSEVLDLALDQLRTVMDYDTASILLLQGSNLRIAACRGFHSPEHVTGTMITPDRANYAQRTLVDQRVRYVEDVQQTGDWSHSRDEIPEIAAIRAWIGVPLIVQDQSIGVLTIDKQQPNFYTQDDADTATVFATQIATAIHNASLHQTVARQRDRLAAILTDASDAVIVVDTSNLIWLVNPAAEHDLQIERATVAGEPLSCLGLPELDEAFATAQAQQTAVMCEIVTPGGTAFHASLAPVRDVGWVIVMQDITPLKELDRLRTDWVAAVSHDLKNPIQVIQMGAAMLELDAPLSALQIEHVQMIERSAAQLSDLVTNVLDLARLEAGPPLRVVSVSPPDVIDAAMSEIEHLATEKGQDLTVELGPSLPPLMGDESLLRRVLTNLLSNAIKYTPEGGSITVRAHTTNGALNIEIADNGQGIPADALPHLFDRFYRVPNTAASGTGLGLSIVKSIIDKHNGSVHVTSIPGQGSTFTISLPTAKAS
- a CDS encoding YkgJ family cysteine cluster protein; its protein translation is MSQTNPCLTCGACCAHFRVSFYWGEADPAQGGTVPPDLTEDLTDFRRCMKGTDQKHPRCAALLGEIGSSVRCTIYEGRPSPCREFGVDWDEDHLRYVVEDLDRCTRARAAFGLPPLTDLPYHTPSTDDQTPPIIHAA
- a CDS encoding SpoIIE family protein phosphatase: MSFIGELRVDATHANLIVISHFVHGIAHQLSLSDKLVFELELAVEEAATNIIDHAYQAQGQGQIVIEASTIGEQVVIELTDWGTPLNPADVKPFDITAPIETRIQGGMGLHFIHTLMDHVERSTAPSTGESNVLRLYKRIERESADARAASPMQELNAVRTISEVMTSRINLDELLNLILNKLVTTINAERGTLFLIDEARKELWSRVLLDDLGPLSEIRMKIGEGIAGQVAATGHVLNIPDAYADPRFNTAVDQASGFRTRSILAAPLVNPQQTIIGVVQVLNKRDGVFTARDERLLAALASQAAISIENARLYQQEIQQRVLQRELEMAHNIQASFLPDQLPHVEGWEICDFWEPVRGVAGDFYDFYHLEDGRLALTIADVSGKGVPAALFMALSVTVLRFGVSLHLPPAEVIRRANESIIASQRSRMFATVLLGYLEPETGALEFASAGHNPGLLYRAAEHRCEYISASGVAVGVFPNVDYDGGSAQIDPGDILVLYTDGITEATNDDEDEFGEDRLEALLMQHCDMPAGELCGTIVEAVSAFAGGQLLTDDATLVVIKRLESGV